The following nucleotide sequence is from Zea mays cultivar B73 chromosome 1, Zm-B73-REFERENCE-NAM-5.0, whole genome shotgun sequence.
GCGCAGGATCTGAGCTGAAGCTGCCAGGCCAGGCGATCGAGCCGATGTACGGCTCGCCGGTGTCCAAGGACCTCAACCTCCCGGCGCAGCCGCCGCCGATGGCCTCGTCCGGGCTGCTACGCTACAGATCGGCGCCCAGCGCGGTGCTCGGCGGCCTCTGCGAGGACCAGCTCCAGCTCCCTGCCGCCGCTCCGAGCGCCGCCGACAACGTCTTCTCAAGGTTCCTGcccgaccaccacatccgggacgACAAGCCGTCGCCTGCCCACTTCCCGAGTGCGGCCGACATGGCCTCCCACCACCAGCAGGAGCAAATGATGTTCCACTCCCAGTCCCAGTCCCAGCACCAGCAGGAGACGGGTAGGTCCGGGGGCGGCCTCTACCGCACCGTCAGCTCTGGCATGGAAGCGGGCGGCACTGGCGTCGGCGCCGCCAGCAGCCTGATTCGGCAGAGCAGCTCCCCCGCCGGGTTCCTGGACCATTTCGGCATGGACAACGGTTGGTTGCTCGTcactcgctctcgctctctctctctccttaaATCCGGCCTCCATTTGGTACTGCCTCGGTTGCCATTCCCGGCTTGCTTCCACAGCCTCCCAGTCCAGCTCCTTGGACGCGGAAGCCGTCATGGATGGCAGCAGCAATTATTGCAGTTCTTGCCTGGGGAGGGAGTCTCTCCTCCCCCGAAACATTTCTATTTCCGGAACTGACACGGAGGGAGGGCCACCCGCCCGCATGCTCTGTTGCTGTTTTGCCCGATTCCTTCGTCCAGGGTACGGGGCGATGCTGAGGGCGAGCATGGGCATGGGGTTCCAGGACGGTGGTGCCAGTGACTCCctcgcgggcggcggcggcggtagcGGCAGGCTCGGGGGCCAGCTGAGCTTCTCGTCGCGGCAGGGGTCGCTCATGTCCCAGATCTCGGAGATGGACAGCCAGGAGGATGTCGTCGGAGCGAGCAGCCCCGACGCTGGCGGCGGCGGGGACGCCGCCTACATGCCGGGGTACCCGATGAGCTCCGGCGGGTGGGACGACTCGTCGTCGGCGCTCTTGCCGGACAGCCTGCCCGCGACGAATAAACGCCCGCGGGACTCGTTGGAGCACGGCGGCGGGCTGGCGCACCAGTTCAGCCTCCCCAAGACGTCGTCGTCGGAGGTGGCCGCCATCGAGAAGTTCCTCCAGTTCCAGGACGCCGTGCCCTGCAAGGTCCGCGCCAAGCGCGGGTGCGCCACGCACCCGCGCAGCATCGCCGAGCGGGTGAGCGGGGCATGCTAGATTTTATCCTAAAACCTTGGAGAGTCCTGCGATGCGAGTTTGAGTAACCGGCTGATGTTTGACCGGCCATCCATGATGCATCCAGGTGAGGAGGACGAAGATCAGCGAGCGGATCAGGAAGCTGCAGGAGCTCGTGCCCGACATGGACAAGGTGACTGCACCTGCACCCACCGGTTTCAGTGCGCGTTGAGTTGCTGCCATATGCTATGCCAGGACCACTCCGGCCGGCCAGCCAGAGCTGATGACCTACTTGCGTTCCCGTTGCCTTGCAGCAAACCAACACCTCCGACATGCTGGACTTGGCCGTCGACTACATCAAGGATCTCCAGAAGCAGGTCAAGGTAACGAGCTCCGGCGGCCGCCGGTCTGCTTTCCTCCTCCAGAACCCAAATTGCAAGGTCAGAGAGCCAGTGACGTCCAAATCACGGAGGCTGGCCTCATCTTGCCCCGCCGGCTGATCGACGGCGAGCGAGGGTTACCTACAGTTACAAACAACGATATGTCGTTGACTCTTCCTCACCTAGTACTAGTAGTAGGAGGAGGAGGAGTATCTTTATCGTCGTTTATCATCCCTTGTGTTCACGCGTTGCAGGCGTTGAACGAGAGCCGCGCCAGCTGCACCTGCCCGGCGAGCAAGCACCAGCAGCGGTTCTCCGGCTGAAGCACCGGCCGGGCCGGCAGTCCCCATCGGTCCCCGGCGGCTGCGTAGCACGCTCCAGTACACAGCTAGTGCAGCAAAGATGGACCCACCACAAGGCCTGGAGACAGACCTGACTGAGACCGAGATAGAGAGGAACACCGCCATCGTCTGCAGTGCATGCGCGCGAGCAGCATGTACAGCGCCGGAGCGATCGAGGCTCGCTGGACTGCTGGATCGAGCAGTGTGGCATCATCAAGTATTCAAGCGACTGGGAGGAAGGAAGAAAGAATCGAGTCATGGGACCGAGGAGGAAGAACGAATGAATTGTACAGTGctgtttctttttttttttttgctgtaAACACTTTTGCTACATCTGTGCTGCTGCTGCTCTCCATATGCCGTTGCCCATTGTTACTACGTTAAGAATCACAGTGAGATATAGATCGAGGAAAACTTCACTACTGTTACCACCACCATCACCATGCAAGCTGGCGGCACAGTGCCATGCAAAATTCACTCGTGTGCACTGCAGAAACATGCATAGGAACGCCTCGCATGTTTACATTTCCAAACAAATGCTACAAAGATGCTCAAAGATCGATATGTATTGGTTAAAGAAATTGCTTTTAGGAATTTGTAACAGCTACTTTTCCAACAGCTATAAATTAGAAGTTGATCCTATCTATCAGGCATCTAGTGTGCTCATCGGACATATTTCATCGGTCGGTTGAATTATCAGACATCTAGCTATGTTCGGTGTGATAAttcgtgcacaccggacatcgacCGGTGTCTTGTAGAGCCGAAGTGCACAGTTGACATGCTCTTTGCCGTTCCTAGTACGACGGGGACATGGGGAAACCCGATGCGGACACCGAACACCATGGTGCTTGGACAGAAAACTATATACTAGAATCAAGCTATCCTTATATCCAATTAATATTGTATTCTGTACACTAAGAAAATCTGTATCAACAGCGTTTTTGTTGTTGTTTCTTTTTAAGCGACCTAACACTTAAATATTTTGACAAGTATGTTTGAGTATCGTTAGCAATTTTAAGATAATTTCAATAAACATTTTTTTCCCTGTTCCCATGCATGTCACTTAGGCCTATATATGCAATGCATATTTTATCACACCTAGTGGTACTAGACGAGCATGTTGTCCaattaagggcctgtttgtttcagcttacagattatataatctgaattttaatctaaattatataatccagattataatctagatatatTATAATCTTCATATAGCTGTTAGGTAGTTTAgattatacaaatgtagattattcataaagacaacaatacccttatttatttatttgatgaGAAAATAAAGATGACATATATTGCAATTTCTATTTATATAaccatgggtagtgggtcttttgccaaaataatctcaaataaggtactcttgaggagattatgagattatcataatctgggctttagattatataatctaaacccATAATCTAGATGTTTGTTTACCTACTGGATTATTtacgttggattatataatctaaagagATTATAATCTAAAACAAACACGGCCTAAGCTTCCCCCATAATAGTATGCCCATCTATCTTAAATTAAGTCACACACAATATTGATTATTTTCGATAAAATAAAATGCCTTAGCTCCTACCCTACCTTATACCTTTGTTTTGAgcccttatatatatatatatatatatatatatatatatatatatatatatatatatatatatatatatatatatatatatatatatatatatatatatatatatatatatatatattccccTTCTATTTTTTATGTTGAGCACTTTGCTCGTATTTATGCACATCACATCCTTTTCATGGTAGTCCACCTTGCTTAACCTTTAGATGTTGATTTGAATCTATCTCATACACAGCACTCAGAGTAGGTTAGTCCAGTAGTTGTTTCAATTAACAAAACCGTACGTAAAGCTTTCAACATTGGATGGTTCAATCCAATGCAATATTTACTTATCCATTTTCTACATAAAGCTAAGGTAGGCAACCCAGTGTAacatagatggatgtatcacattggaagagccttgaagaagcttaacCAGTGGCCATGCACAAACCATCCAGTGAATCGTCCATACTTCATATCTATTGTGTTGAATTTCATTGTCACCTTGCTTGGTTTATTTGTGCCGCAGACACGATATGGTCATAAAATGGTCAATCAGTTTGGAAATGGTTGAAATTGGTGAGTGCTACCCGTTGATCCTTCTATCATGCACGCTAGCGGAGGTGAAAAGAGCCATGAAATGTATGATACTATATTTTCTCAAGTTTTATAATGAAAGTACAAAATTGATGTTCTAAATTGTTTGTATTCTATGTTTAGCGGAGTGACGGAATCCAGGTGAGAGCTCAAAAGAGAATGTCCTTAATTTGTAGAGCTCTTTAGCGGTCGTCAAAGCGCAACACAAGAGGAGTTGCTTCAAATTTAAGAGTATGATCACTACACTATACCACGGAACATTATTTGCAACTTATGGTCTGTCGGTAAAATCAGTTTTACCGACGAACTATAGGTCGGTAAAGACCTTTACCGACGGACCACGAACGTCGTTGCAAGCTGTGTCGGTAAAACTTTTACCGACCGACCGTTGTTTTACCGACTTATCTTCCGTCGCTAAAAGAGAAGTTTTACCGACGCTTCATCATTTGGTAATAATAGTATTACCGACTCTCTAAGAGTTGCAGCTGCCACGATTTACGGACGCTTCATCAGTTGGTAATAATAGTATTACCGACTCTCTAAGAGTCACTAATTGTGTAGATTACCGACCAACAATTCGTTGCCGCAGATATTACCAACCAACAAtccattgcattcatacaaataGATTATTATAAGGACACTTAATGCTCATACACTTCACTAATCTTTCATGAGGTAACATATTGCACATGTTGCACACAAATTAATGGTCTTTCAATATCCATCGATCATATATTAACATCATTAGTAACATAATGTTTGCAATACATCGAACTAGTCCATAGGTTGCAATATCACATTACATAACTCAAAAGCTAGTCCACGGTATTACAATAACTCAATTCCTTCACGTTGTTGTACGCAACATACGCAACAAAAGCTCCAAAAGAAATGCAAGACCGAAGAACCATGTCCACGGTTGGTTGTAACATGATCTGATACTAACATTGTCCATTTCCTGAAAAAATATAACCATGTGTAAGAAACTTATGAATCAATTGCCGGGAACAAGAGGTACTGGTACATTGCAGTAACCAAAAAACTGAACTCCAAATGAAATAAAAAATGCAGCAACCATAGCCCATGATAAAATTTGAAAGTTCATAACTATAAAATGAAATTATAGCTTGCTGCACAGCACACACACCATAACTATAAACTGAAATTATAGCTTGCAGCATAGTAGCAGTACACAGCCATAGAGGATAGAGCATGATATAATACCAAAAGTGTAGCTCATAATTCAAAAAAAAAACATCCAGCAGGCAGCATCAATCATCCATAAACATTATAGCTTGTTGCACAGCACACACACACAGAACCATAAGTCCATAACTCCATAAGACCATAGCCATAAGAGTATAAAGACCATAAGCTTGCTATCTTGCTGCACACACACACTCAGCACTTCAGTTCAGTCTGCACTCAGCAATCAGACCTTCAGAAGTTCAGATCACCTGTCCTGTCCACACTCACACGCCATTCTGCATAACACACACACACTCACAGTCTCACACTGcataacacacacacacacacactcacACGCCAGATCACCTGTCTTATCCACCAGACAGCACACCAGATCACCAATTCACCAGCATTGCTTAACACACAGTCACACTCACACAGTCACACACCAAATCCATTACTGTACTACTATTTTGAAAACGCCAAACCATATCTGCCTATATCCGCACTacagtaaactaacaaaaatccGACGGCCAATTTATCTCCGACGGCTGTCTACGATACCGTCGGACAtagtgttatgtccgacggccaccaAGGACTCTCGGAAATAccgccttatctccgacggctaccctgacagccgtcggacataagcttatgtccgacggcctcgtacgtagccgtcggacataagcttatgtccgacggcctcgtaCGTAGCCGTCGGAGGTAATGGTTTTTAACACGGCAAGCCCGGCGCGCGGTTCATTTTTCACGCGCGCTCGGTCTCTCCTCTCCTTCTCTCTGCccgtagccgccgccgccgcc
It contains:
- the LOC100279237 gene encoding Transcription factor bHLH130, with translation MYGSPVSKDLNLPAQPPPMASSGLLRYRSAPSAVLGGLCEDQLQLPAAAPSAADNVFSRFLPDHHIRDDKPSPAHFPSAADMASHHQQEQMMFHSQSQSQHQQETGRSGGGLYRTVSSGMEAGGTGVGAASSLIRQSSSPAGFLDHFGMDNGYGAMLRASMGMGFQDGGASDSLAGGGGGSGRLGGQLSFSSRQGSLMSQISEMDSQEDVVGASSPDAGGGGDAAYMPGYPMSSGGWDDSSSALLPDSLPATNKRPRDSLEHGGGLAHQFSLPKTSSSEVAAIEKFLQFQDAVPCKVRAKRGCATHPRSIAERVRRTKISERIRKLQELVPDMDKQTNTSDMLDLAVDYIKDLQKQVKALNESRASCTCPASKHQQRFSG
- the LOC100279237 gene encoding transcription factor bHLH130 isoform X1; the encoded protein is MYGSPVSKDLNLPAQPPPMASSGLLRYRSAPSAVLGGLCEDQLQLPAAAPSAADNVFSRFLPDHHIRDDKPSPAHFPSAADMASHHQQEQMMFHSQSQSQHQQETGRSGGGLYRTVSSGMEAGGTGVGAASSLIRQSSSPAGFLDHFGMDNGYGAMLRASMGMGFQDGGASDSLAGGGGGSGRLGGQLSFSSRQGSLMSQISEMDSQEDVVGASSPDAGGGGDAAYMPGYPMSSGGWDDSSSALLPDSLPATNKRPRDSLEHGGGLAHQFSLPKTSSSEVAAIEKFLQFQDAVPCKVRAKRGCATHPRSIAERVRRTKISERIRKLQELVPDMDKQTNTSDMLDLAVDYIKDLQKQVKVTSSGGRRSAFLLQNPNCKVREPVTSKSRRLASSCPAG